The following are from one region of the Ruficoccus sp. ZRK36 genome:
- a CDS encoding 3'-5' exonuclease codes for MNFLISSTFNDSLTKLTGEEQKAVKTTAFDLQMNPANPGMKFHRVDRAKDKNFWSVRVSGDIRLIVHKTGDSLLLCYTDHHDNAYHWAERRKLETHPKTGAAQIVEIRETVQEVFVPQYVEAAEPQPEFKKSALFATHSEDELLGYGVPPEWLADVKQADEDSLLALADHLPEEASEALLELATGGTPVVASSVTDEAATDPFEHPDARRRFRVMTNVEELEQALEYPWEKWTVFLHPTQREVVERDYSGPVRVSGTAGTGKTIVALHRAVYLARKHPDARVLLTTFSEALAQSLRVKLRRLLVSQPSLGERIDVEYMDAVGKRLYERNVGKLRLVDAETVCTLLKEEAERNGLEGYSLSFLNSEWEQIVDAWQLDSWEAYRDVKRLGRKSRLNEAKREQLWAVFSSVQQRLSDDSVLSKCGMFSQLAHQLGKSSRTPYDFTVVDEAQDISISQLRFLAALGSHRADALFFTGDLGQRIFQQPFSWSSLGINIRGRSKTLRVNYRTSHQIRAQADRLLDPEISDMDGNVEKRTDTISVFNGPAPALSTFDSQQDEIDAVASKLKEWVADGVFPHEIGIFVRSENEIPRALSAIETSGLMHQLLSDSFESRSGKVAVSTMHLAKGLEYRAVIVMACDDEVMPSQERIEAIGDTADLEDVYNTERYLLYVACTRARDYLMVTSVEPASEFLDDLLL; via the coding sequence CCGTCAAGACGACTGCCTTTGATCTGCAAATGAACCCGGCGAATCCGGGGATGAAGTTTCATCGCGTTGATCGGGCCAAAGACAAGAATTTCTGGTCCGTACGGGTGAGCGGTGACATCCGCTTGATTGTCCACAAAACCGGGGACAGCTTGCTGCTTTGCTATACCGATCACCATGACAATGCCTACCACTGGGCGGAGCGCCGAAAGCTGGAGACGCACCCCAAAACCGGGGCCGCTCAGATTGTCGAAATCCGCGAGACAGTGCAGGAAGTCTTTGTGCCTCAGTACGTCGAGGCAGCGGAACCTCAGCCCGAGTTTAAGAAATCAGCACTCTTTGCAACGCATAGTGAGGACGAACTGCTCGGGTATGGAGTTCCCCCCGAATGGCTCGCTGATGTGAAGCAGGCCGATGAGGACTCACTACTGGCCTTGGCAGATCACCTGCCCGAAGAGGCGTCTGAAGCCTTACTGGAGTTGGCCACTGGCGGCACCCCTGTGGTTGCTTCCTCAGTGACCGACGAAGCCGCTACCGACCCGTTTGAGCATCCGGATGCCCGCCGCCGCTTCCGCGTGATGACCAATGTCGAGGAGTTGGAGCAGGCCTTGGAATATCCATGGGAGAAATGGACCGTCTTCCTACACCCAACCCAGCGCGAAGTCGTCGAGCGCGATTACTCCGGGCCCGTTCGTGTCTCCGGTACAGCAGGGACGGGAAAGACCATCGTAGCACTGCACCGTGCCGTTTACCTGGCTCGCAAGCACCCTGACGCCCGTGTCCTGCTGACGACCTTTTCCGAGGCACTCGCCCAATCGCTTCGTGTGAAGCTGAGGCGCTTACTCGTCAGTCAGCCTTCTCTGGGGGAGCGTATTGACGTCGAGTACATGGATGCCGTTGGTAAACGCCTGTATGAGCGTAATGTCGGTAAGCTGCGCCTGGTTGATGCTGAGACGGTTTGCACTCTGTTGAAGGAGGAAGCCGAACGAAACGGTCTGGAGGGTTATAGTCTCTCGTTTTTGAACTCAGAATGGGAACAGATCGTGGACGCTTGGCAGTTGGACTCATGGGAAGCGTATCGTGACGTCAAACGCCTTGGACGAAAATCTAGGTTGAACGAGGCCAAACGCGAACAGCTCTGGGCAGTATTCTCGTCTGTGCAGCAACGCTTGAGTGATGATTCAGTGTTAAGCAAGTGCGGCATGTTTTCTCAGTTGGCTCACCAGTTGGGGAAATCGAGTCGTACGCCTTACGACTTCACGGTTGTTGACGAAGCACAAGACATCAGCATTTCACAGCTACGTTTTTTGGCAGCACTGGGAAGCCACCGGGCTGATGCACTGTTTTTCACCGGCGATCTTGGTCAACGCATTTTCCAGCAGCCATTTTCGTGGAGCAGCCTAGGAATAAATATCCGGGGAAGGTCCAAGACGCTGAGGGTGAATTACCGCACCTCACACCAGATCCGTGCCCAGGCTGACCGGTTACTTGACCCGGAAATATCAGACATGGATGGGAACGTGGAGAAACGTACGGACACCATTTCGGTATTTAATGGTCCAGCTCCGGCTCTATCGACTTTCGATTCTCAACAGGATGAAATTGACGCTGTTGCCTCAAAGCTAAAGGAGTGGGTTGCTGATGGTGTCTTCCCACATGAAATCGGTATTTTCGTGCGCTCAGAGAACGAAATTCCGCGAGCACTGAGTGCGATAGAAACCTCAGGGCTGATGCACCAGCTACTTTCAGATTCCTTTGAATCAAGGTCGGGCAAAGTAGCTGTCAGCACCATGCACTTGGCGAAGGGTTTGGAGTACCGTGCAGTCATCGTCATGGCCTGTGATGACGAAGTGATGCCAAGCCAGGAACGAATTGAAGCAATCGGTGACACAGCAGACTTAGAGGATGTCTACAATACAGAGCGCTACCTGCTGTATGTTGCCTGCACTCGTGCCCGGGATTATTTGATGGTTACAAGTGTTGAACCCGCCTCTGAGTTCCTCGATGATCTTTTGCTGTAG
- a CDS encoding DUF932 domain-containing protein, with amino-acid sequence MITDTIEPVSPAAPQRCNLLLHCGSHAVSRCDLAQIKTPRATSTWRPIPHIRLLQVVERALLEQGFTVAGQAHGLTHDNARYFGLIEVDAPVSGLEYTYVVGVRNSHDQRFSAGIVAGSQVLVCDNLSFSGEIQLARKHTPRILHDLPGLAKQAVSGLKHHWDKHDRRVNYYRRITLQNRTAHDLIVRAVDAGVMANSTIPKVLREWRQPRHEAFQPRTAWSLQNAFTEALKGNLNLLPTRTHRLHQLLDNALGLN; translated from the coding sequence ATGATAACAGACACGATTGAACCCGTCTCACCCGCAGCTCCCCAACGCTGCAACCTGCTCCTGCACTGCGGCAGCCATGCCGTCAGCCGGTGCGACCTTGCCCAGATCAAGACTCCCCGGGCAACCTCCACCTGGAGACCGATCCCGCACATCCGGTTGTTACAAGTCGTCGAACGTGCCCTACTCGAACAGGGCTTCACCGTTGCCGGGCAGGCTCACGGGCTCACCCATGACAATGCCCGCTACTTCGGACTGATCGAAGTGGACGCCCCCGTATCCGGACTTGAATACACCTATGTGGTGGGCGTCCGCAACAGCCACGACCAACGCTTCTCGGCGGGGATCGTAGCCGGGAGCCAGGTTTTAGTTTGCGATAATCTCTCGTTCTCCGGAGAAATCCAACTGGCCCGCAAGCACACTCCGCGTATCCTGCACGATCTGCCTGGCCTTGCCAAGCAGGCGGTGTCAGGCCTCAAGCACCACTGGGATAAACATGACCGCCGGGTAAATTACTACCGTCGCATCACGCTTCAGAATCGTACCGCTCACGACCTGATTGTACGCGCCGTCGATGCCGGTGTCATGGCCAACAGCACCATCCCCAAGGTCCTGCGCGAATGGCGTCAACCCCGGCACGAGGCCTTCCAGCCCCGGACCGCCTGGAGCCTCCAGAACGCCTTCACCGAGGCCCTCAAAGGCAACCTCAACCTCCTGCCCACACGCACCCACCGCCTCCACCAACTCCTCGATAATGCACTGGGTTTGAATTGA